Proteins encoded by one window of Companilactobacillus ginsenosidimutans:
- the yycF gene encoding response regulator YycF, which translates to MAKKILVVDDEKPISDIVKYNLENEGYEVITAFDGQEALEKVDSENPDLILLDLMLPVIDGLEVARTVRKTKDTPIIMLTAKDTEIDKVIGLELGADDYVTKPFSNRELVARVKARLRTQRETPSEDTNNSEIQIGDLTILPEAYTVTKNGKGIELTHREFELLYYLAQHIGQVMKREHLLQTVWGYDYFGDVRTVDVTVRRLREKIENNPSQPEWLMTRRGVGYYLRNPDSESNL; encoded by the coding sequence ATGGCTAAAAAGATTCTAGTAGTAGACGATGAAAAACCTATTTCAGATATTGTTAAATACAATTTGGAAAATGAAGGATATGAAGTAATCACAGCTTTTGACGGCCAAGAGGCTCTTGAAAAAGTAGATTCTGAGAACCCTGATTTAATCCTACTCGATTTGATGTTACCAGTGATCGATGGTCTTGAAGTTGCTCGTACAGTTAGAAAAACTAAAGACACACCAATTATTATGTTGACTGCCAAGGACACTGAAATCGATAAAGTTATCGGTTTGGAACTTGGTGCCGACGACTATGTTACAAAACCTTTCTCTAATCGTGAATTAGTAGCCCGTGTTAAGGCTCGTTTAAGAACACAAAGAGAAACCCCATCCGAAGATACAAACAATAGTGAAATTCAAATTGGTGATTTAACGATTTTACCAGAAGCTTATACGGTAACTAAAAATGGTAAGGGTATCGAATTGACACACCGTGAATTCGAACTTCTATATTACTTGGCACAACACATTGGTCAAGTTATGAAACGTGAACACTTACTCCAAACTGTCTGGGGATATGATTATTTCGGTGATGTTAGAACTGTAGATGTTACAGTTAGACGTCTTCGTGAAAAAATTGAAAACAATCCTAGTCAACCAGAATGGTTGATGACTAGACGTGGAGTTGGTTATTATCTTAGAAACCCTGACTCAGAGAGTAATTTGTAA
- a CDS encoding TetR/AcrR family transcriptional regulator — MDTKQHLARTLKRVMQTVPVDKITINLLTSEANVARNTFYYHFDDINGLLEYIYAEEIVYQLDAYKKQQNWTDGLKVLVDYIDENRKFCLNTFKSVNRSLLEHFLYSVAFDMVTGVVHDLHPNASFKLRDEIGNFYGLALSSQLIQWLTSNMDESKEEFCQRMNRMLCGSIDNVVAHNK, encoded by the coding sequence ATGGATACTAAACAACATTTGGCACGTACCTTGAAGAGAGTTATGCAAACTGTACCTGTGGATAAAATTACAATCAACTTGTTAACAAGTGAAGCCAATGTGGCTCGAAATACTTTTTATTATCATTTCGATGATATTAATGGATTGCTGGAATATATTTATGCTGAAGAAATTGTTTATCAACTCGATGCATATAAGAAGCAACAGAACTGGACTGACGGGCTGAAAGTTTTAGTTGATTACATTGATGAAAACCGCAAGTTTTGTCTGAATACCTTCAAGTCGGTTAATCGTAGTTTATTGGAACACTTTTTATATAGCGTTGCCTTTGACATGGTCACTGGTGTTGTTCACGATCTACATCCCAACGCCTCATTTAAATTGAGAGATGAGATTGGGAATTTTTATGGACTAGCTTTGAGTAGTCAACTTATTCAGTGGCTGACATCTAATATGGATGAATCGAAAGAAGAATTTTGCCAAAGGATGAACCGGATGTTATGTGGTTCTATTGATAATGTTGTAGCGCATAATAAATAA
- a CDS encoding acyltransferase, whose protein sequence is MVRKRLSYIDYLKITAMFGVIMSHSLAETLNQNRFSFDWHVKNIFLGTVSPAVGIFFMVSGALILSSTKTDNIGYLFKHRLVKIMVPFLIWSGISILVMMQLDGNVSWGMWLHRMLLLYNRFPIIPFWFLYPLIGFYLLSPILKAFVDKASMRTLDYAIILWFVTNICLPFIAQLLPKKFGIYFTYIPNSNLIILGQTIGYFLLGYRLDKTPIKPHTFQSNVVATLLLLAITIILNYENLLYHWHIPVIGYAPSIFAVILAMEIFLMVKKWDYYHPLTRSRRRRVTLLSTMSYGVYLTHGMVIQIIEEAFHIDNFFLVFLLTSVICLVFTYAVSKIPKARFFLLGMD, encoded by the coding sequence ATGGTAAGAAAAAGACTTAGCTACATCGACTACTTAAAAATCACCGCCATGTTTGGGGTGATAATGTCGCATTCGCTAGCAGAAACATTAAACCAAAATCGTTTCTCATTCGACTGGCATGTGAAAAATATCTTTCTTGGTACAGTATCACCAGCAGTCGGGATTTTCTTCATGGTTAGTGGGGCATTAATATTATCGAGTACAAAAACAGACAACATTGGATATTTATTTAAACATCGACTAGTAAAAATTATGGTTCCATTCTTGATCTGGTCAGGAATATCAATTCTGGTCATGATGCAATTGGACGGAAATGTTTCGTGGGGGATGTGGCTTCACAGGATGCTGTTGCTGTACAACAGATTTCCAATTATTCCTTTCTGGTTCTTATATCCACTAATTGGTTTTTACTTGTTATCGCCAATTTTAAAGGCGTTTGTCGACAAAGCAAGTATGAGAACATTAGATTATGCAATCATCTTGTGGTTCGTGACGAACATCTGCCTGCCGTTTATCGCGCAATTGTTGCCAAAGAAATTCGGAATTTATTTTACATATATTCCAAATTCAAATTTGATCATTTTAGGTCAGACGATTGGTTATTTCTTGCTTGGGTACAGATTAGACAAGACTCCAATTAAACCACACACATTCCAGTCAAATGTCGTCGCGACACTTTTACTTTTAGCAATCACAATTATATTGAACTATGAAAATTTGCTGTATCACTGGCATATTCCGGTTATCGGTTATGCACCATCAATTTTTGCTGTAATATTAGCCATGGAAATTTTCTTAATGGTTAAAAAATGGGATTACTATCATCCACTAACCAGATCTCGACGTAGAAGGGTAACATTACTTTCGACAATGAGTTATGGAGTGTATTTAACACACGGAATGGTAATTCAAATTATCGAAGAAGCATTTCATATTGATAACTTCTTCTTAGTATTTTTATTAACCTCAGTAATTTGTTTAGTATTTACATATGCTGTCAGTAAAATACCGAAAGCTAGATTTTTCCTTTTAGGGATGGACTAA
- a CDS encoding two-component system regulatory protein YycI — translation MDFRRIEIIFLVVFLSLDVFLLVSFHNSQQVISNSTTGVTSTLTDMRKRNITFGKLDKKAGQAYYLGAQQSNDLADNTSKLRNQEIEYNQTSYKLMSTLEEPISINSDNRKSKLDSFMKKESNILFGSEYTYSPQLSSSTQLVYAETGPLGVMYDKTGQLIFSVVNGKVVSYTQTYMKTLDILQEKQATKSEQDVVTNLYSSSEIPNNSKITYTNMAYTKLLEAKGSTIYIPVWFISIHNKDSKVDTVKKVNAFTGNILKTSSNGEDYSNE, via the coding sequence ATGGACTTTAGAAGAATTGAAATTATCTTCCTAGTAGTATTTCTGTCATTGGATGTATTCCTATTAGTTTCATTTCATAATAGTCAGCAAGTTATTTCTAATTCAACAACTGGAGTAACTTCCACTTTGACTGATATGAGAAAGCGAAATATTACTTTTGGTAAATTAGATAAAAAAGCTGGTCAAGCTTATTACTTAGGTGCTCAACAATCTAATGACCTGGCTGACAATACGTCTAAATTGCGTAATCAAGAAATTGAATACAATCAAACTTCTTACAAATTGATGAGTACACTTGAAGAACCAATTAGTATCAATTCTGATAATCGTAAATCTAAATTGGATAGTTTTATGAAGAAAGAATCTAATATCTTATTTGGTTCGGAGTATACATACTCACCACAATTATCATCAAGTACTCAACTAGTTTATGCTGAGACTGGACCTCTTGGAGTAATGTACGATAAGACTGGACAATTAATTTTCTCAGTCGTAAATGGTAAAGTTGTTAGTTATACGCAAACTTACATGAAGACACTTGATATTTTGCAGGAAAAACAAGCTACTAAGAGTGAGCAAGATGTCGTCACTAACTTGTATTCGAGTTCGGAGATTCCTAACAATTCGAAGATAACCTATACAAATATGGCGTACACTAAACTTTTGGAAGCAAAAGGTAGTACAATTTATATACCGGTTTGGTTTATTAGTATTCACAATAAAGATAGCAAGGTAGATACAGTTAAAAAGGTCAATGCCTTCACTGGTAACATACTTAAGACCTCGTCTAATGGAGAAGATTATAGTAATGAGTGA
- a CDS encoding type II toxin-antitoxin system Phd/YefM family antitoxin, protein MDAESFSNFKRDPKKYMKQVNDNCEPLIVTSHYIDDTVVVIGKSEYDSLISTVEIQSNPYLMDKIHSGEMEFMNNEGQTHDIFIDEK, encoded by the coding sequence ATGGATGCAGAATCATTCTCCAATTTCAAACGAGATCCTAAGAAATATATGAAACAAGTTAATGATAATTGTGAGCCGTTGATTGTTACTAGTCACTATATAGATGATACTGTCGTTGTAATTGGAAAATCTGAATACGACTCTCTTATTTCAACAGTAGAAATTCAATCCAATCCTTATCTTATGGACAAGATACATTCTGGTGAGATGGAATTTATGAACAACGAAGGACAAACTCACGATATATTTATTGATGAAAAATAG
- a CDS encoding DUF5692 family protein, with the protein MFLFQNISGADWLMWVAIIAALMLLNEAARANKWIGLTLFIAVPILLTIFVWPTTAGAGSSTGTWFHWVKVYSALAGCLGFMALRFIPKLSRNKWALLFPPIILAVNILEAVTRDFQVYGMHGMVDGVFMNGGVWNIMNGVAGIINIITITGWMGIIISRDKQKDMIWPDQIWPWIIAYDLWNFAYVYNCVGDHSFYAGAALLLSCTFAAFFIKKGSWLQARAQTLAFWMMFTMSVPAFVTNSQFAVQSTHSNAALFTVSFIALLANVGVLILHIVRVTKFRRNALKDDVYAGMKAHDQVLADNLPENEIPKDLNLKGGNDSSTHTA; encoded by the coding sequence ATGTTCTTATTTCAAAACATTTCAGGGGCAGATTGGTTAATGTGGGTCGCAATTATTGCAGCACTTATGCTACTCAACGAAGCTGCCCGTGCTAATAAATGGATTGGATTGACACTTTTCATTGCCGTTCCAATTCTACTAACGATTTTCGTCTGGCCAACTACGGCAGGCGCAGGAAGCAGTACCGGAACATGGTTCCACTGGGTAAAAGTTTATTCGGCATTAGCTGGATGTCTTGGCTTTATGGCACTACGTTTCATTCCAAAACTAAGCAGGAACAAGTGGGCACTATTATTTCCACCTATCATTTTGGCAGTTAACATTCTTGAAGCTGTCACACGTGACTTCCAAGTTTATGGAATGCACGGAATGGTTGACGGAGTGTTCATGAATGGTGGAGTTTGGAACATCATGAATGGTGTCGCTGGTATTATCAATATCATTACAATCACTGGTTGGATGGGAATTATCATCAGCCGTGACAAGCAAAAAGATATGATTTGGCCTGACCAAATTTGGCCATGGATTATCGCTTACGATCTATGGAACTTTGCTTATGTATACAACTGTGTAGGTGACCACTCATTCTACGCAGGTGCCGCATTGTTACTTTCATGTACATTTGCCGCATTCTTCATCAAGAAGGGTTCATGGCTACAAGCTCGTGCTCAGACTCTAGCATTTTGGATGATGTTCACGATGAGTGTGCCAGCATTTGTAACCAATTCTCAATTCGCAGTACAGAGTACACATTCAAACGCAGCACTGTTTACAGTTAGTTTCATCGCATTATTAGCTAACGTTGGAGTATTGATTCTTCACATTGTTAGAGTTACTAAATTCCGTAGGAACGCACTTAAAGACGACGTATACGCAGGTATGAAAGCTCATGATCAAGTATTAGCTGACAACTTGCCAGAAAATGAAATCCCTAAGGATTTGAACTTAAAAGGTGGAAATGATTCATCAACACATACGGCATAA
- the rlmH gene encoding 23S rRNA (pseudouridine(1915)-N(3))-methyltransferase RlmH — protein MNIKFITVGKLKEKYLKAGIAEYAKRLSAFCKFEIVECADEKAPENLSDAQDKQVKEVEGERILGKIKDKEYVILLDLKGKELTSEELAKKVDDLSTYGTSDITFVIGGSLGVSPEVKQRADYSICFGKFTLPHQLMRLVLTEQIYRSFMINNHRTYHK, from the coding sequence ATGAACATAAAATTTATTACCGTTGGTAAGTTAAAAGAGAAGTATTTAAAAGCCGGCATTGCTGAGTACGCCAAGCGTTTGAGTGCGTTTTGCAAGTTTGAAATCGTTGAATGTGCGGACGAAAAAGCACCTGAGAATTTGAGTGATGCACAGGATAAACAAGTTAAAGAAGTAGAAGGTGAACGTATCCTTGGTAAGATCAAGGATAAAGAGTACGTGATTTTGCTTGATTTAAAGGGTAAAGAGCTTACTTCTGAAGAGTTAGCCAAAAAAGTGGATGACTTATCCACATATGGAACGAGCGACATTACTTTTGTTATCGGAGGTTCACTCGGAGTTAGCCCTGAGGTGAAACAAAGAGCTGATTACAGCATTTGTTTTGGAAAGTTCACATTACCTCACCAATTAATGCGTTTAGTCCTTACAGAGCAAATATATCGTTCGTTCATGATTAATAACCACCGTACTTATCACAAGTAG
- a CDS encoding MBL fold metallo-hydrolase: MSEDSLKVSVLASSSSGNVTYIETPEHHVLVDAGMSGKKIKESLESIGKDINTIDSLFVTHEHSDHIKGVGVLARRYNLNVYANEKTWDAMLPKIGKVPEDQINVFQHNKVMTLDDLDVESFAVSHDAADPQFYKFHHNGKDFVILTDTGYVSDRVEQTIKNADGYLFECNHDVEMLRNGFYTWPLKQRILSEKGHLSNDDGANALMSVLGNRTKQIYLGHLSPENNTKAVAHEAVEHIMEDHDFGVGSDFLIHDTDPKIADPLISL; the protein is encoded by the coding sequence ATGAGTGAAGATAGTTTAAAAGTTAGTGTACTAGCAAGTAGCAGTTCAGGTAACGTCACATACATCGAAACCCCCGAGCACCATGTTTTAGTTGATGCAGGGATGTCAGGTAAGAAAATCAAAGAGTCACTTGAAAGTATTGGAAAAGATATCAATACCATTGATTCACTCTTTGTGACGCATGAACATTCTGATCATATTAAAGGTGTTGGAGTTTTGGCGCGTCGTTACAATTTGAATGTTTATGCCAATGAGAAAACATGGGATGCCATGTTGCCCAAAATTGGTAAGGTTCCAGAAGACCAAATCAATGTTTTTCAACACAATAAAGTTATGACGTTAGATGATTTGGACGTTGAAAGTTTTGCGGTATCACACGATGCAGCTGACCCTCAATTTTACAAATTCCATCATAATGGCAAGGACTTTGTTATTTTGACAGACACAGGTTACGTTTCTGATCGAGTTGAACAAACCATCAAAAACGCTGACGGATATTTGTTTGAGTGTAACCATGATGTTGAAATGTTGAGAAATGGTTTTTATACTTGGCCACTGAAACAACGTATTTTGAGTGAAAAAGGTCATCTTTCAAATGATGATGGCGCTAATGCGTTGATGAGTGTCTTGGGTAATCGAACTAAACAAATCTATTTGGGTCACTTGAGTCCTGAGAACAATACTAAGGCTGTGGCTCACGAAGCAGTCGAGCATATTATGGAAGACCATGATTTTGGAGTTGGTAGTGATTTTTTGATTCACGATACTGATCCTAAAATTGCGGATCCTTTAATATCGTTGTAA
- a CDS encoding YycH family regulatory protein: MKFSRLVVQILLVVAVVTSFILSFFIWTNTARYQRGRNIDVSTSDVDKNKTPIDQIISPTQIIWQDGKDQRLLYNNKDNISFNMQKTIKNWKVGEFKEEFTKDGAKYQKLIQRKDMIQLIYPTDISIRTLGYLLGNNQLQKAKDHPFNRILLSTDDKDTDEIYLANDENYTVYKASVKGASADPIIKLARKANIDLKVKLNLMKHGVVTFYSDPITLKRYSYVMSSKADSEYTTNLFDTNTDDINNSAEGNTYTYSVGESKRLVSDHDKNELTFSDYTDTSVPKDLLTFFQRGYKKATNIQNSVSNLRLYDASWKNKTLIYREYVEGFPIFKKSEFGSIKIVFSRNGSTEQFLNKVLEVPVPSDLRNVTLKPTTEIMKELNNAGYSPSDIQKLEVGYQWTNEEDNNSVVDLEPTYYIKINNHWKSFDDWTGISAQTVSSYNSSNTRVNTSANTQSNTSEGE, encoded by the coding sequence ATGAAATTTAGTCGACTAGTTGTACAAATTTTGCTCGTGGTAGCAGTTGTTACTAGTTTCATTTTGTCTTTCTTCATCTGGACAAATACTGCCCGCTACCAAAGAGGTCGAAATATCGATGTTTCGACCAGTGACGTAGATAAAAACAAAACACCAATTGATCAAATAATTAGTCCCACACAAATTATTTGGCAAGACGGTAAAGATCAACGCCTGCTTTATAACAATAAAGATAATATTTCTTTTAACATGCAAAAGACCATCAAAAACTGGAAAGTTGGTGAGTTCAAAGAAGAATTCACTAAAGATGGTGCTAAGTATCAGAAACTAATTCAAAGGAAAGATATGATTCAATTAATTTATCCAACTGATATTTCGATTAGAACTTTGGGATATTTATTGGGTAATAATCAATTACAAAAAGCTAAAGATCATCCCTTCAATCGTATTTTGTTGTCGACTGATGACAAGGATACCGATGAAATTTATTTAGCTAACGATGAGAATTACACAGTTTATAAAGCATCAGTTAAGGGTGCTTCTGCTGATCCAATTATCAAATTAGCTAGGAAAGCAAATATTGATTTGAAGGTTAAACTTAATTTGATGAAACATGGGGTTGTGACGTTCTATTCTGACCCAATTACCTTGAAGAGATACTCATATGTTATGAGCTCTAAGGCTGATTCAGAATATACAACTAATTTGTTTGATACCAATACGGATGATATTAACAATTCTGCAGAAGGTAATACTTATACTTATAGTGTTGGTGAATCTAAACGATTAGTTTCTGACCACGATAAAAATGAGTTAACCTTCTCAGATTACACAGATACGTCTGTACCAAAAGATTTATTGACGTTCTTCCAACGTGGATACAAGAAAGCTACCAACATTCAGAATTCAGTTTCTAACTTGCGTTTGTATGATGCTAGTTGGAAAAATAAGACTTTGATCTATCGTGAGTATGTTGAGGGATTTCCAATTTTCAAGAAGAGTGAATTTGGTTCAATTAAGATTGTCTTTAGTCGTAATGGATCGACTGAACAATTCTTGAATAAAGTTTTGGAGGTACCTGTTCCATCAGACCTACGTAATGTCACATTGAAACCTACAACTGAGATTATGAAGGAACTTAACAATGCAGGGTATTCACCTAGTGATATTCAAAAACTAGAAGTTGGCTATCAGTGGACTAACGAGGAGGACAATAATTCAGTTGTTGACCTCGAGCCTACTTATTACATTAAAATAAATAATCACTGGAAGTCTTTTGACGACTGGACAGGTATTTCTGCTCAAACTGTCTCGTCGTATAATTCTTCAAACACTAGAGTTAATACCAGTGCAAATACGCAAAGTAATACTTCAGAGGGGGAATAA
- the walK gene encoding cell wall metabolism sensor histidine kinase WalK, which produces MKKRLAFLHSINFKIGLSFILILIFTIEIIGAYFVRQLEQQNVSQFEDSVSVKVYVLNQISENLTDNDSHTRANINNTIQDFARNNSDITDIQVIDRNGIVVGTKDADKASLIGRRTLKDQVRRSINNNKKITQIYYDKSLGSSYESITPVSSPDNTNVVGAIYVRASMESVYTGINNIIVIFLTASLVAGLLSALIAIFIARAITRPIDEMKQQAVRMAEGDYSGQVRVYSPDELGQLAMAVNDLSVKVEEATENSESERRRLDSVLTQMSDGVIATNRLGNITVINEMAREFLNKTEEEANGAQLVDVLGISDDTSFDELLESPEPMIIETTDFMDDDDIEEGDDGSLILNADFSLIQRNSGFISGMVCVLHDVTEQQKIDSERRQFVSNVSHELRTPLTSISSYIDALNNGAWKDQKLAPQFLNVTAEETDRMIRMIQDLLNLSRMDQGRSKLNKELVNFNEFFSYILDRFDMMLKKEKADAKEDDTKVVKDYRIKRIFTQKDLWVEIDTDKMTQVVDNIMNNAIKYSPDGGVITCRLLETNKHIIISISDEGLGIPRKDIKKVFDRFYRVDKARSRKQGGTGLGLSISKEIIEQHKGRIWVNSAEGRGSTFYISLPFDPNETGGEWDEI; this is translated from the coding sequence TTGAAAAAACGACTAGCTTTCTTACATTCAATTAATTTCAAAATTGGTTTGTCCTTCATCCTGATTCTGATTTTTACAATTGAAATTATTGGGGCGTACTTCGTTAGACAGTTGGAACAACAAAATGTTTCTCAATTTGAGGATTCTGTCAGCGTTAAAGTATATGTGCTCAATCAAATTTCTGAAAATTTGACCGATAACGACTCGCATACACGAGCTAATATTAACAATACAATCCAAGATTTTGCCCGAAACAACTCGGATATCACTGATATTCAAGTTATTGACCGAAATGGTATTGTCGTGGGGACCAAAGATGCGGACAAGGCATCTTTAATCGGACGTAGAACCTTGAAGGATCAAGTTCGACGAAGTATTAATAATAATAAAAAAATCACCCAGATTTATTATGATAAATCGCTGGGAAGTTCGTACGAATCGATAACTCCGGTCTCGTCACCTGATAACACGAATGTTGTCGGTGCTATTTACGTACGAGCTAGCATGGAATCGGTGTACACGGGGATTAACAACATCATTGTTATCTTCCTAACCGCCTCGTTAGTTGCCGGGCTCCTGAGTGCGTTAATTGCCATTTTCATTGCTCGAGCGATTACGCGACCTATTGATGAAATGAAGCAGCAGGCTGTTCGAATGGCCGAAGGGGATTACTCTGGTCAGGTACGTGTTTATTCCCCTGATGAATTGGGGCAATTGGCTATGGCTGTTAATGATTTATCAGTTAAAGTTGAAGAAGCGACTGAGAACTCGGAGTCTGAGCGACGGCGACTTGATAGCGTGCTAACGCAAATGTCGGATGGTGTTATTGCCACGAATAGATTGGGCAATATTACCGTCATTAATGAAATGGCTCGTGAGTTCTTAAATAAGACCGAGGAGGAAGCCAATGGTGCCCAATTAGTTGATGTACTAGGTATTTCTGACGACACTAGTTTTGATGAGCTGCTTGAAAGTCCTGAGCCTATGATTATCGAAACTACTGACTTTATGGACGATGATGATATTGAAGAAGGCGACGATGGTTCACTAATTCTGAATGCTGATTTCTCACTGATTCAGAGAAATAGCGGCTTTATCAGTGGTATGGTTTGTGTCCTACATGATGTCACTGAACAACAGAAGATTGATAGTGAACGTCGTCAATTCGTTTCCAACGTTTCCCATGAGTTGAGAACTCCATTGACAAGTATCAGTAGTTATATTGATGCTTTGAATAATGGTGCTTGGAAGGACCAGAAGTTGGCTCCACAATTCTTGAATGTTACCGCTGAAGAAACTGACCGTATGATCAGAATGATTCAAGACCTCTTGAACTTATCAAGAATGGACCAAGGACGTTCTAAGCTAAACAAAGAATTGGTTAACTTTAATGAGTTCTTCTCATACATTCTCGATCGATTCGACATGATGTTGAAGAAGGAAAAAGCTGATGCTAAAGAGGATGACACTAAGGTGGTCAAGGATTATCGAATCAAGCGTATTTTCACTCAGAAAGATTTATGGGTAGAAATTGATACTGATAAGATGACTCAAGTGGTTGATAACATTATGAATAATGCTATTAAGTACTCGCCAGATGGTGGTGTTATCACTTGTCGTTTGCTGGAAACCAATAAACATATCATCATTAGTATTTCTGATGAGGGTCTTGGTATTCCACGTAAAGATATCAAGAAAGTCTTCGATAGATTTTATCGTGTTGATAAAGCACGTTCTAGAAAACAAGGTGGTACTGGATTAGGACTATCTATTTCTAAAGAAATCATCGAACAACATAAAGGTAGAATTTGGGTAAATAGTGCTGAAGGTAGAGGTTCAACCTTCTACATTTCATTACCATTTGATCCAAATGAGACAGGAGGAGAATGGGATGAAATTTAG
- a CDS encoding S1C family serine protease codes for MDENNNKNRQDDQGAKKSTKKSLWKTAIVAFASAILGVGIAYAGFTHMGGSVPNTATSNGPGTTEVSQSKVNTSSTMSKAYKKVDNSVVSVVNLQKQKQNASSDDFSSIFGDLFGDSGESSGSGDNGSSDNSNGTNGANGSTDGSGENGSSSSGSSSSNSDSNKLQEYSEGSGVIYAKNDGKGYIVTNNHVVSGSDSLEIILKDGTKLTGKLIGSDKTTDLAVIEIDGSKVPATATFGNSDNLTPGDTVIAIGSPLGSQYATSVTQGIISATNRTVDTQDQTTGQTTGEATVLQTDAAINPGNSGGPLVDSAGQVIGINSMKLASNTDGSSVEGMGFAIPSNEVVKIINQLVKNGKVSRPSLGIRVVDLNQISDDSQSSLKLPDSVTQGVVVYSAENDSVAKKAGLKKNDVIVKLDKNKVSSVADLHNALYDHSVGDTATLQYYRSGKLNTVKIHLTQKTTD; via the coding sequence ATGGATGAGAATAATAATAAGAATAGACAAGACGATCAAGGTGCTAAAAAAAGTACCAAGAAATCACTATGGAAGACAGCAATAGTTGCATTTGCTTCAGCAATTCTTGGTGTCGGTATTGCATACGCAGGTTTTACCCACATGGGTGGATCAGTTCCTAATACTGCAACATCAAACGGACCAGGTACGACTGAAGTGAGCCAATCAAAGGTAAATACTTCAAGCACGATGTCGAAGGCTTACAAGAAGGTAGACAATTCCGTTGTGTCCGTTGTTAATTTACAAAAGCAAAAACAAAACGCTTCATCTGATGACTTTTCATCAATCTTCGGAGATTTGTTCGGAGATAGTGGTGAAAGTTCAGGTTCTGGTGACAATGGTTCTTCAGATAACTCAAATGGTACAAACGGAGCTAACGGCTCAACTGATGGCTCAGGTGAAAACGGTTCGAGTTCATCTGGATCATCTTCATCAAATTCTGACAGTAATAAGTTGCAAGAATACAGCGAAGGTTCTGGTGTGATTTATGCTAAAAATGATGGTAAAGGTTACATTGTAACTAACAACCACGTTGTTTCTGGCTCAGATTCATTGGAAATCATTTTGAAAGATGGTACGAAATTAACTGGTAAATTAATTGGTTCCGATAAGACAACAGATTTAGCTGTTATTGAAATTGATGGTAGTAAAGTACCTGCCACAGCAACATTTGGTAACTCAGATAACTTAACACCTGGTGACACCGTGATTGCAATTGGTTCACCACTTGGTAGTCAATACGCAACTTCAGTTACACAAGGTATTATTTCAGCAACTAACAGAACAGTTGATACTCAAGACCAAACAACTGGTCAAACTACTGGAGAAGCAACAGTTCTTCAAACGGATGCTGCAATTAACCCAGGAAATTCAGGTGGTCCATTAGTTGATTCCGCTGGACAAGTAATTGGTATTAACTCAATGAAATTAGCATCAAACACAGATGGTTCTTCTGTTGAAGGTATGGGATTTGCCATTCCAAGTAACGAAGTTGTTAAAATTATTAACCAACTTGTTAAGAACGGTAAAGTTTCAAGACCATCACTTGGTATTCGTGTAGTTGACTTGAATCAAATTTCAGATGACTCACAAAGTTCTCTCAAACTTCCAGATTCAGTTACACAAGGTGTAGTTGTATACAGTGCAGAAAATGATTCTGTTGCTAAAAAAGCTGGATTGAAGAAAAATGATGTCATCGTTAAACTTGATAAAAACAAAGTAAGTTCGGTTGCTGACTTGCATAACGCATTGTACGATCATTCTGTTGGCGATACGGCAACGTTGCAGTATTATCGCAGTGGAAAATTAAATACAGTAAAAATTCATTTAACACAAAAAACGACCGATTAA